Sequence from the Egibacter rhizosphaerae genome:
GGTCAGTGACCTGCGCCGCTCGATGCTCGCGGTGTTCCGGAGGACACCACGCCTGCGGGGCGCCCTCCTGGCGCCCGCTCGGCATGCGGAGCTCCGGCGCGCCCTGCGCTCCGGCCTCGGGATCCGGGCCCCGGGCTAGAAGCGGAAGAGTGCCGCCAACGGCGGGGTGCCGGGCAGCTCGTCGGGCTCGATGGCGTAGGCCTCGCCGCCGTTGAGGAGGGTCCAGCGGGCCGCGCGATCCACCAGGTCCTCGTCGCCGGGCTGGCGATCGTCATCGCCGGTGCGCAGGGCGTCCACGCCCACCCCGTCGGCGACTCCCCACGCACGCAGACCCTCCCCGACCAACAGGGTCGCGACGCGCCCGGTGTGGGCGGCGCGGACGACCTCCGCGAGGTCGGCGCTCGCTCGCCCGACGGCCGCCTCGTCGCCGAACGATGCGAGCGCACGGTCGACCGGTGCCCGCAACGCCGCCGCCGCGATGGGCCACGCCGCGTCGCGGAACTCGTCGGGGCGCCGGTCCCCGGGATCACCCCCCACGCCCTCGTCGAGCACCGTGAGGGACCCGCTGATGCGCTGGAAATGGGCACGGTGCTTGTCGATACCCGCCAGCACCACCGGCGTCCGATCGCCGATCAGGCGCCGCACGCCCTGGTCGACCTGACGGAACAGCCGCTCGGTGATGACCTCCTCGAACCGCTCGTCGAAGTGGCCGTGGAACACGGCGGGATCCCCCGCGCGGCCCCCTTCGTGGGCGCTGACCTCCGGGCGCTCGGCGTCGGTCATCACCCCCTCGACCTCGGTGGGGATGCCGTGCGCCTCGAGATCGACCTCGGCGACGGTCGTCTTCGTCGCACGCAGCAGGCGCACGCTGCCTTGCGAGAGTCCGAGCACCGCGAACGCCCCCGCCATCGTCATGCCCGGCAACAACGGCGTCACGAGTGGGGCGTCCCCGACCTCGACGCGGCCCTCGACCTCGAACGCGGTCCGGTGACGCCGCGCGCCGCTCGGCCACACGTGCAGGACCTCGCCGTCGAGCACCCCCTGGCGTCCGTCACGCAGCAGCTTCTCGATGGATGCGAGCAGCCCGTCGGTGTCCTCGTCACCGCGCGCCTCCAGCGCCTCCCGGGCCTCGCGGAGCCCGTTCTTCAGCGGCGTGTCGTTCGTCGCGGCATCCACGGCGGCGCGGTCGGCGCGATGCGCAATGGTGACGACCGGGCCGTGGGCCTGCTCGACGAGCTCGCGCAGTGCGGCGCGGGTGAGCTCGTCGGGCCCCAGCGTCTCGAGGCCTGTGTCGCGCTCGCTCGTGGTCGGCTCGGTCACGCTGGCTCCTTGTCGACGCGGACGACAGCCACGGGATCGGTCCACCGCGGCGGGCCGTATCTCGCCCGCCCTGACGATCCCCGGGGGGAGAAGGGGTGACACCTTCCCGGTGACGCTCAGCCGACCAACGCGGGGAATGCGGCCCCCGTACGCGCGGTGCTCTCGTCCCACAGCCGGCGGGCGGTCTCGCGGTCGCAGGCCTCCCGGCTCATGCCCACTCGGGTGGGGTGACCACGCGACTCGCCGGGTCCGTCGGGACCGAAGTAGTCACCGCCGTCGACGTCCGGCATCGTGGCGGCATAGACGATGGGCCAGGCGCCCTGTGCGGGGTGTTGGGCCCCCAGCCGGTTGACGAGACGCATCAGCGCCGTGCGCAGTCGGGACCCCTGCATGCGCGGACCGACCGTCTGCAACCCGGTGGCCGCGTACCCCGGGTGGGCCGCCACCGACGTGAGGTGCACGCCGGCGGCGTCCGCGCGACGCTGCAGCTCCTGCGTGAACAGCAGGTTGGCGAGCTTGGACCGGCCGTACGCCCGCCACTTGCGGTACCGGTGCTCGCTGTCGAGGTCATCGAGGTCCAGGCGGCCCATCCGGTGGGCCGTGCTCGAGACGTTGACCACCCGTGGTGCGCCAGCCGAGAGCAGAAGCGGTAGCAAGTGGCCGGTCAGGGCGAAGTGGCCGAGGTGGTTGATGCCGAACTGGAGCTCGAACCCTTCGGCGGTCCTGCGGTAGGGCGTTGCCATGACCCCGGCGTTGTTCACGAGGACGTCGACCCGGTCGACCCGCTCCGCGGTGTCGTGTGCTGCGGCCTCCACGGACCCGAGATCGGACAGGTCGAGCTCCACCGACTCGACGTGGGCCGTGGGGACCTGTCCCCGCATCCAGCTGGCCGT
This genomic interval carries:
- a CDS encoding oxidoreductase, translated to MVRASRWRPEHAPAQSGRVALVTGATGGLGREVCRQLAERGATVVLAARDAAKRAETASWMRGQVPTAHVESVELDLSDLGSVEAAAHDTAERVDRVDVLVNNAGVMATPYRRTAEGFELQFGINHLGHFALTGHLLPLLLSAGAPRVVNVSSTAHRMGRLDLDDLDSEHRYRKWRAYGRSKLANLLFTQELQRRADAAGVHLTSVAAHPGYAATGLQTVGPRMQGSRLRTALMRLVNRLGAQHPAQGAWPIVYAATMPDVDGGDYFGPDGPGESRGHPTRVGMSREACDRETARRLWDESTARTGAAFPALVG